A genomic stretch from Acetobacter ascendens includes:
- a CDS encoding ABC transporter ATP-binding protein — protein MATMSEKHSVASLDNVGLSHDGGANFVLRNVSLTLEQGEFVALLGPSGVGKSTLLRVFMGLMQPTEGTVGGSACTTNAEETGTKRRRRALVFQDARLMPWRSVLKNVEFGLEGLGLTREEKRTRAMDALKLVGLEEAADRWPRRMSGGQRQRVGVARAFTVNPDLLLMDEPFGALDPITRSSLQEELQRIWMQTHKTVLFVTHDIEEALRLATRVVVLAGGPPAGITGEIAITMDERNPESTAFRTYAARLRAMIAGEKDPGGAPYWRSAEI, from the coding sequence GTGGCAACCATGAGCGAAAAACATAGTGTTGCCAGCTTGGATAATGTCGGCCTCTCGCATGATGGCGGGGCTAATTTTGTACTGCGCAATGTCAGCCTGACATTGGAGCAGGGCGAATTTGTTGCGCTTTTAGGCCCATCTGGTGTGGGTAAATCCACATTGTTGCGCGTGTTTATGGGGCTGATGCAGCCTACGGAAGGCACAGTAGGCGGTTCGGCCTGCACAACAAATGCAGAAGAAACAGGCACCAAACGGCGCCGGCGTGCCTTGGTGTTTCAGGATGCGCGGCTTATGCCGTGGCGCTCTGTGCTGAAAAATGTTGAGTTCGGGCTGGAAGGCTTGGGCCTCACGCGTGAAGAAAAGCGTACCCGCGCTATGGATGCGCTCAAACTGGTGGGGCTGGAGGAAGCAGCAGACCGGTGGCCACGCCGCATGTCCGGTGGTCAGCGCCAGCGTGTAGGAGTTGCCCGTGCTTTTACCGTAAACCCTGATCTGCTGTTGATGGATGAGCCCTTTGGCGCGCTAGACCCCATTACACGTAGCAGCCTGCAAGAAGAACTCCAGCGTATCTGGATGCAAACACATAAAACCGTGCTGTTTGTAACGCATGATATTGAGGAAGCCTTGCGCCTTGCCACACGCGTGGTGGTGCTGGCAGGTGGCCCACCAGCAGGCATTACGGGGGAAATTGCCATTACAATGGATGAAAGAAACCCCGAAAGCACAGCTTTCAGAACATATGCTGCCCGTTTACGCGCCATGATTGCAGGGGAAAAAGACCCCGGTGGCGCTCCGTACTGGCGTTCTGCTGAAATTTAG
- a CDS encoding DNA-directed RNA polymerase subunit alpha, protein MVLQKNWQSLIKPEKLEVESGVEPARIATVVAEPLERGFGMTLGNALRRVLLSSLQGAAVTAVQIDGVLHEFSSVAGVREDVTDIVLNIKQLALRMHGEGPKRMMLTATGPGEVRARQIQTGHDIEIMNPDLVICTLDDGVKLGMEFIVNMGKGYVPAAANRPEDAPIGLIPVDAIYSPVKRVSYKVEPTRVGQVTDYDKLLLTVETNGAVTPEDAVALAARILQDQLQLFINFDEPRPVQAEEPEDDLPFNRNLLRKVDELELSVRSANCLKNDNIIYIGDLVQKSEQEMLRTPNFGRKSLNEIKEVLTSMGLSLGMNVPAWPPENIEELAKRLDEPF, encoded by the coding sequence TTGGTCCTTCAGAAAAACTGGCAATCTCTGATCAAGCCTGAAAAGCTTGAGGTCGAATCCGGTGTGGAGCCAGCACGCATCGCAACCGTGGTTGCAGAACCTCTGGAACGCGGGTTCGGGATGACACTGGGGAATGCGCTGCGGCGTGTTCTGCTGTCCTCGCTTCAGGGTGCGGCTGTTACTGCTGTGCAGATTGACGGCGTGCTGCATGAGTTCTCGTCTGTTGCAGGTGTTCGGGAAGATGTTACGGACATCGTGCTGAACATCAAGCAGCTGGCACTGCGTATGCATGGCGAAGGGCCAAAGCGTATGATGCTGACGGCCACAGGCCCCGGTGAAGTGCGTGCCCGTCAGATCCAGACCGGCCATGATATCGAGATCATGAACCCCGATCTTGTTATCTGCACGCTGGACGATGGCGTTAAGCTGGGCATGGAGTTTATTGTTAACATGGGTAAAGGCTATGTGCCTGCCGCGGCTAACCGCCCGGAAGACGCACCAATTGGCCTGATTCCGGTGGATGCAATTTATTCCCCTGTAAAGCGCGTGTCTTATAAAGTTGAGCCTACCCGCGTTGGGCAGGTGACCGACTATGATAAGCTGCTGCTGACGGTTGAAACCAATGGCGCTGTAACACCTGAAGATGCTGTGGCTCTGGCTGCACGTATTCTGCAGGATCAGCTTCAGCTGTTCATCAACTTTGATGAACCGCGCCCTGTGCAGGCTGAAGAGCCTGAAGATGATCTGCCGTTCAACCGCAATCTGCTGCGTAAGGTGGATGAGCTTGAGCTGTCTGTTCGTAGTGCAAATTGCCTGAAGAACGACAACATCATCTACATTGGGGATCTGGTGCAGAAGAGCGAGCAGGAAATGCTCCGTACTCCGAACTTTGGCCGGAAATCCCTGAACGAAATCAAGGAAGTTCTCACCTCTATGGGGCTGTCCTTGGGTATGAATGTGCCGGCTTGGCCGCCGGAAAATATTGAAGAGCTGGCAAAGCGGCTTGATGAGCCGTTTTGA
- a CDS encoding DUF1328 domain-containing protein, with product MLKLALFFLVISLIAGLFGFGGISTAAAGMAKILFFIAIILFVVFLVVALLAGRAITK from the coding sequence ATGCTGAAGCTGGCACTGTTTTTTCTGGTTATTTCCCTTATTGCGGGGCTGTTCGGTTTTGGCGGCATTTCCACCGCAGCCGCAGGAATGGCAAAAATCCTGTTCTTTATTGCAATTATTCTTTTTGTTGTTTTTCTGGTGGTGGCCTTGCTGGCTGGGCGCGCCATTACAAAATAA
- a CDS encoding IS5 family transposase, with protein MKQSGFFDVEERLARLSGLGDQLEAFSRTVDFEAFRPDLDKALAYSDGSKGGRPPFDPVLMFKILVIQTLNNLSDERTEYLINDRLSFMRFLGLGLSDRVPDAKTVWLCQKRLTQAGAIERLFDRFDATLRNAGYLPMSGQILDATLVAAPKQRNTNAEKADLRAGRIPEDWQDKPAKLSHKDRHARWTLKFTKAKRQDDGTMPSSDLAIPFFGYKSHVSIDRKYRFIRKWKTTHAAASDGARLREGLLDKTNTASSVWADTAYRSKDNEDFMEKQGFVSKVHRKKPHLKPMPRHIQKSNAGKSVIRSRVEHVFADQKSQTGLFVRTVGISRATMRIGLANIVYNMRRLLFLERLNASA; from the coding sequence ATGAAGCAGTCTGGTTTCTTTGATGTTGAAGAGCGTCTTGCCCGGCTGAGTGGGCTTGGCGATCAGCTCGAAGCGTTTTCCCGGACTGTGGATTTTGAAGCGTTCCGTCCTGATCTGGACAAGGCCCTGGCGTATTCCGATGGAAGCAAGGGCGGACGACCGCCATTTGATCCTGTGCTGATGTTCAAGATCCTGGTGATCCAGACGCTCAACAATTTGTCTGATGAGCGGACGGAATATCTGATCAACGATCGCCTCTCCTTTATGCGTTTCCTTGGGCTGGGACTTTCAGATCGGGTGCCGGATGCCAAAACGGTCTGGCTGTGTCAAAAGCGTTTGACACAGGCGGGTGCCATTGAAAGGCTGTTTGACCGCTTTGATGCGACCCTGCGTAACGCCGGGTATTTGCCGATGTCAGGCCAGATCCTGGATGCCACGCTGGTAGCGGCTCCGAAGCAGCGGAACACCAATGCAGAGAAAGCGGATCTGCGAGCAGGCCGTATTCCTGAAGACTGGCAGGACAAACCCGCAAAGCTGTCGCACAAGGATCGTCATGCGCGCTGGACACTGAAGTTCACGAAGGCGAAGCGGCAGGATGATGGAACCATGCCATCCAGCGATCTCGCCATCCCGTTCTTTGGCTATAAATCGCATGTTTCCATCGATCGGAAATACCGGTTCATCCGCAAATGGAAAACAACGCATGCCGCTGCCAGTGATGGCGCGCGATTGAGAGAGGGGCTTCTGGATAAAACCAATACGGCCTCAAGTGTCTGGGCCGACACGGCCTATCGCTCAAAAGACAACGAAGACTTCATGGAAAAGCAGGGCTTTGTCTCCAAGGTTCATCGCAAAAAGCCGCATCTCAAGCCTATGCCCCGGCATATCCAGAAATCAAATGCTGGAAAGTCGGTCATCCGCTCGCGTGTCGAGCATGTCTTTGCCGATCAGAAGTCACAGACGGGGCTGTTTGTCCGGACTGTCGGTATCAGTCGAGCCACCATGAGGATCGGGCTCGCCAATATCGTCTACAATATGCGCCGCCTCCTCTTCCTCGAAAGATTGAACGCGAGCGCATAG
- the rplO gene encoding 50S ribosomal protein L15 produces MKLNELRDNEGSRYRKKRLGRGIGSGKGKTSGRGVKGQKAREGVSLNGFEGGQLPIYRRLPKRGFKNIFRKVYAPVNLGAVEKALADGKLAADAAVTEEALKKAGLVGTGKYAGVRILAEGELTKAVTFEVSGASASAVAAVEKAGGSVKLLQPKAAEASAS; encoded by the coding sequence ATGAAGCTGAACGAACTTCGTGATAACGAAGGTTCCCGTTACCGGAAGAAGCGTCTTGGGCGCGGTATTGGTTCTGGTAAGGGTAAGACGTCTGGTAGGGGTGTAAAAGGCCAGAAAGCTCGTGAAGGGGTTTCCCTGAACGGGTTTGAAGGTGGTCAGCTTCCTATCTACCGTCGTCTGCCAAAGCGTGGTTTCAAAAACATCTTCCGTAAGGTTTATGCTCCTGTAAACCTTGGCGCGGTGGAAAAAGCCCTGGCTGATGGCAAACTTGCAGCAGATGCAGCAGTTACTGAAGAAGCTTTGAAAAAAGCTGGTCTGGTTGGCACTGGCAAATATGCTGGCGTGCGCATTCTGGCCGAAGGTGAGCTGACAAAAGCTGTTACGTTTGAAGTCTCTGGCGCATCAGCTTCCGCTGTTGCAGCAGTAGAAAAAGCCGGAGGTAGTGTTAAGCTGCTGCAGCCAAAAGCTGCTGAAGCCAGCGCTTCCTGA
- a CDS encoding ABC transporter permease, with product MRDKVSFSTKWALGLVGLIVFFGGWETAVRTGLLPSGMVPAPSSLEPAWLDEVRGGFWQQAILDSLHHYLLGLLIGSVLGAGLGILCGMLAVVDGLLEGIVRLLRPVPGLAWVPFAILWFGLNTSGATFVIAISVFWINFYAAHSAVRGVDPELYELAAAFGHGSFFGRLFKVVLPAASPGLMSGLRTGLGQGWMSVVAAELFGVPGIGARMMQASSLLATDVVVVYMLTMALLYAVTDFLFGFVRKRVLRWQP from the coding sequence GTGAGGGATAAAGTTTCGTTTTCAACAAAATGGGCGTTAGGTCTTGTTGGGCTTATCGTCTTTTTTGGAGGGTGGGAGACAGCAGTCCGAACAGGGTTGCTGCCTTCTGGTATGGTGCCTGCTCCCAGTTCACTTGAGCCAGCCTGGCTGGATGAAGTGCGCGGAGGCTTTTGGCAACAGGCCATTCTAGACAGTCTGCATCATTATCTGTTGGGCCTGCTTATTGGTTCCGTGCTGGGGGCTGGTTTAGGTATTCTGTGCGGAATGCTGGCTGTTGTGGATGGTTTACTGGAAGGTATTGTCCGGCTGCTGCGCCCCGTGCCGGGTTTGGCGTGGGTGCCTTTTGCCATTTTATGGTTTGGTCTGAACACATCAGGCGCCACTTTTGTCATCGCCATTTCGGTCTTCTGGATCAACTTTTACGCGGCTCATAGCGCAGTGCGCGGGGTGGACCCAGAGCTGTATGAACTGGCTGCCGCTTTTGGGCATGGCAGCTTTTTTGGCCGCTTGTTCAAAGTGGTGCTGCCTGCGGCCTCTCCCGGCCTTATGTCTGGCCTACGCACAGGCTTGGGGCAGGGCTGGATGTCTGTTGTGGCGGCGGAGCTGTTTGGTGTTCCCGGTATTGGTGCGCGAATGATGCAGGCCTCCAGCTTGCTGGCAACCGATGTTGTGGTTGTTTACATGCTCACCATGGCCCTGCTTTATGCGGTAACTGATTTTCTGTTCGGGTTTGTAAGAAAGCGCGTGCTGAGGTGGCAACCATGA
- the rplQ gene encoding 50S ribosomal protein L17 produces MRHGIAGRKLGVTSSHRAAMFRNMAVALIKHEQITTTLPKAKELRPVVEKLITLGKRGDLHARRQAFAMLRDDVIVKKLFTAIAERYKARSGGYTRVLRAGVRYGDAAPMAVIELVDRDVSAKGQDSGPRPEAEEKQDLAA; encoded by the coding sequence ATGCGTCACGGGATTGCCGGCAGAAAGCTCGGCGTTACTTCTTCTCATCGCGCAGCCATGTTTCGTAATATGGCTGTTGCACTGATCAAACACGAACAAATCACCACCACGCTGCCTAAAGCTAAGGAACTGCGTCCGGTTGTTGAAAAGCTGATTACGCTGGGTAAGCGGGGCGACCTGCATGCTCGTCGTCAGGCTTTTGCCATGCTGCGTGATGATGTGATCGTGAAAAAGCTGTTTACTGCTATTGCAGAACGCTACAAGGCTCGTAGCGGCGGTTATACGCGCGTTCTGCGTGCTGGTGTGCGTTATGGCGATGCCGCACCTATGGCTGTTATCGAACTGGTTGATCGCGATGTTTCTGCCAAAGGGCAGGACAGCGGCCCACGTCCGGAAGCAGAAGAAAAGCAGGATCTGGCTGCATAA
- the rpmD gene encoding 50S ribosomal protein L30 — protein sequence MSDKKTFKVVQIASGNGRKPGQQATLIGLGLNKIGRERVLEDTPSVRGMVRKVAHLVKVED from the coding sequence ATGTCTGATAAAAAAACCTTTAAGGTTGTGCAGATTGCGTCCGGTAACGGACGTAAGCCTGGGCAGCAGGCAACTTTGATCGGTCTGGGTCTGAACAAGATTGGCCGTGAACGCGTTCTGGAAGATACCCCGTCTGTCCGGGGTATGGTACGCAAAGTGGCTCACCTGGTGAAGGTGGAGGATTGA
- the rpsK gene encoding 30S ribosomal protein S11: MAKAATPRIRKKERKNIISGVAHVLSTFNNTMITISDAQGNAISWSSAGAQGFKGSRKSTPYAAQVAAEDAGRKAREHGMETLEIEVSGPGSGRESALRALQAVVGFTITSIRDMTPVPHNGCRPRKRRRV, translated from the coding sequence ATGGCGAAAGCCGCAACTCCGCGTATTCGCAAAAAAGAGCGTAAGAACATTATTTCTGGCGTGGCGCATGTGCTCTCCACGTTCAACAACACCATGATCACCATCTCTGATGCGCAGGGGAATGCCATTTCTTGGTCTTCCGCTGGTGCACAGGGTTTTAAGGGGTCTCGGAAATCTACGCCTTATGCGGCGCAGGTTGCGGCGGAAGACGCAGGTCGCAAGGCTCGCGAACATGGTATGGAAACTCTGGAAATCGAAGTTTCCGGTCCTGGGTCAGGGCGTGAAAGCGCACTGCGTGCTTTGCAGGCTGTTGTTGGTTTCACCATCACCTCCATCCGCGATATGACGCCGGTTCCGCACAATGGCTGCCGCCCGCGTAAGCGTCGCCGCGTCTAA
- a CDS encoding ABC transporter substrate-binding protein: protein MNGVNKHGGIMRRVFLRIMLVISLLFVGLTQQARAGTPVRIGYIPVLGSSALFVLDGEGWAKQAGLDLQLVRFGSGPQAIQALVSGRIDAYVAGVLPLLQARAHGVDVKVVASGSVEELELVARGPLAQMMPEGQEGGLSAQVIKDGFAKFKQEQGHLPRVAAQPAGSVPDIMLRYWLQKRLDIAQPASVINIAGVDIDAAQQAFLAGAVDAAVLREPSLTVAKMRVPEARILATGHDMLPDQPGSVLAIVKPTEVPWAKTLTGLFVKANTLVAQHPDEAAPFVRTALGGGMLKEEVLQKALVRSAQHFVSDPARIVEGVRQLQDFEVEQGLLRKAEPVDGLFDLEMWKQSQQ from the coding sequence ATGAATGGCGTAAACAAACACGGTGGCATTATGAGGCGAGTTTTTCTGCGGATTATGCTGGTGATCAGCCTGCTTTTTGTAGGGCTGACACAGCAGGCACGGGCCGGAACCCCGGTGCGTATTGGGTATATTCCTGTTCTGGGTTCATCCGCTCTGTTTGTTCTGGATGGTGAAGGCTGGGCTAAGCAGGCTGGGCTGGATTTGCAGCTTGTGCGTTTTGGCTCTGGCCCGCAGGCTATTCAGGCTTTGGTATCCGGGCGGATTGATGCCTACGTGGCGGGTGTACTGCCGCTGTTGCAGGCGCGTGCGCATGGCGTGGATGTTAAGGTTGTTGCTTCTGGCTCGGTTGAAGAATTGGAGTTGGTGGCGCGCGGCCCATTGGCACAAATGATGCCAGAGGGGCAAGAAGGTGGCTTGTCTGCTCAGGTCATTAAGGACGGCTTTGCCAAGTTCAAGCAGGAGCAAGGCCATCTGCCAAGGGTTGCTGCACAGCCAGCCGGTTCTGTGCCGGATATCATGCTGCGTTATTGGCTGCAAAAACGCCTTGATATTGCGCAGCCAGCCTCTGTTATCAACATTGCCGGTGTAGATATTGATGCCGCACAGCAGGCGTTTCTGGCTGGTGCAGTAGATGCCGCCGTATTGCGCGAACCTTCTTTAACAGTTGCAAAAATGCGCGTGCCGGAAGCCAGAATTCTGGCCACTGGGCATGATATGCTGCCCGATCAGCCGGGTTCTGTTCTGGCTATTGTAAAACCAACTGAAGTTCCGTGGGCAAAAACGCTCACAGGCCTGTTTGTTAAAGCCAACACCTTGGTGGCCCAGCACCCGGATGAAGCAGCTCCTTTCGTGCGCACGGCACTGGGTGGCGGTATGCTGAAGGAAGAAGTGCTACAAAAGGCCCTTGTACGCTCTGCACAGCATTTTGTGAGCGATCCTGCGCGTATTGTAGAAGGCGTGCGTCAGTTGCAGGATTTTGAGGTTGAACAGGGGCTTTTGCGCAAAGCCGAGCCAGTGGATGGCCTGTTTGATCTGGAGATGTGGAAGCAGAGCCAGCAGTGA
- the secY gene encoding preprotein translocase subunit SecY: MASAAEQLAANFNVGSFAKATELKKRIWFTLGALIVYRLGAYIPVPGVDATVMGQLLAQHQGGILGMFNMFTGGALGRMTVFALNIMPYISASIIVQLMSTAVPSLEALKKEGEQGRKKLNQYTRYLTVLIALFQAYGIAVGLENVHSAAGAAVVHPGMFFLLSCVTTLVGGTMFLMWLGEQITARGVGNGISLIIFAGIVANLPHALASLFQLGYTGALSPFFVLLFLVLAALTIMFIVFMEQAQRRVVIQYPKRQMGQRMFGGDTTHMPLKVNTAGVIPPIFASSVLLIPVTIAGFMNGKSLPGWLSFLGQELGQGQPLYMLFYAAMIVFFSYFYAAVTFNPTETADNLRKQGGFIPGVRPGASTASYFDKILTRLTTIGAAYMVAVCLLPQILISHYNVPFYFGGTSLIVIVSVTIDTVTQIQSHLVAHQYQGLMRKSRGGRKQRIIRR; encoded by the coding sequence ATGGCTTCCGCGGCCGAACAACTGGCTGCCAACTTTAATGTAGGCTCTTTTGCCAAAGCGACTGAACTTAAAAAGCGAATCTGGTTTACGCTGGGTGCGCTGATTGTTTACCGCTTGGGCGCATACATCCCGGTTCCGGGGGTAGATGCCACAGTTATGGGGCAGCTTCTGGCGCAGCATCAGGGTGGTATTCTGGGCATGTTCAACATGTTCACGGGGGGTGCGCTTGGGCGTATGACCGTGTTCGCACTGAACATCATGCCATATATCTCTGCGTCTATTATTGTGCAGCTTATGTCTACTGCTGTGCCTTCTCTTGAGGCTCTCAAGAAGGAAGGTGAACAGGGGCGTAAAAAGCTTAATCAGTATACACGTTACCTAACTGTTCTTATCGCGCTGTTTCAGGCGTATGGGATAGCGGTTGGGCTGGAGAATGTACATAGCGCTGCAGGCGCTGCTGTTGTTCATCCAGGTATGTTCTTTTTGCTTTCATGCGTAACCACGCTTGTTGGCGGAACCATGTTTCTGATGTGGCTGGGTGAGCAGATTACCGCGCGCGGCGTGGGGAATGGGATCTCACTCATTATCTTTGCGGGTATTGTGGCCAACCTGCCGCATGCACTGGCAAGTCTTTTTCAGCTTGGCTACACGGGCGCACTTTCGCCGTTTTTTGTGCTGCTTTTCTTGGTTCTCGCAGCGCTTACCATCATGTTCATTGTGTTCATGGAGCAGGCGCAACGCCGGGTTGTTATCCAGTATCCAAAACGCCAGATGGGGCAGCGGATGTTTGGGGGTGATACAACCCATATGCCACTGAAAGTGAATACTGCAGGCGTTATTCCACCGATTTTTGCCTCTTCGGTGCTGCTGATTCCGGTAACGATTGCTGGCTTTATGAATGGCAAGTCTCTGCCTGGTTGGCTTTCATTTCTGGGGCAGGAGCTTGGGCAAGGGCAGCCGCTGTATATGCTGTTCTATGCTGCCATGATCGTGTTTTTCTCATATTTCTATGCGGCCGTTACCTTCAATCCGACGGAAACAGCCGATAATTTGAGAAAGCAGGGTGGTTTTATCCCCGGTGTGCGTCCTGGTGCTTCTACGGCATCGTACTTTGATAAAATTCTCACCCGTCTGACTACGATCGGTGCAGCGTATATGGTGGCAGTCTGTCTGTTGCCTCAGATCCTGATCAGCCACTACAACGTACCGTTCTATTTTGGCGGAACGAGTCTGATTGTTATTGTGTCTGTAACTATTGATACGGTCACACAAATTCAGTCTCATCTGGTGGCGCATCAATATCAGGGGCTTATGCGTAAATCGCGCGGCGGTAGGAAGCAGAGGATCATCAGACGATGA
- the rpsE gene encoding 30S ribosomal protein S5: MAREPREGGRGGREREREGDELVDKLVTINRVAKVVKGGRRFAFAALVVVGDQKGRVGYGAGKAREVPEAIRKATERAKRGMIRVPMKEGRTLHHDVAGHFGAGKVVLRSAEAGTGIIAGGPMRAVFESLGINDVVAKSLGTRNPHNMVKATFDALTRCASPRSVASRRGKKVAEIFGKREQAVAAEGADV, encoded by the coding sequence ATGGCTCGTGAACCAAGAGAAGGCGGTCGAGGCGGCCGTGAGCGTGAACGCGAAGGGGATGAACTGGTTGACAAGCTGGTAACCATCAATCGCGTTGCGAAAGTGGTTAAAGGTGGTCGTCGGTTTGCTTTCGCCGCTCTGGTTGTCGTTGGTGACCAGAAAGGGCGTGTTGGCTACGGTGCAGGTAAAGCGCGCGAAGTTCCTGAAGCAATTCGTAAGGCTACGGAACGCGCCAAACGTGGCATGATCCGTGTCCCGATGAAGGAAGGCCGTACACTGCATCATGATGTTGCTGGTCACTTCGGTGCCGGTAAGGTTGTGCTGCGGTCAGCCGAAGCAGGGACGGGGATCATCGCTGGTGGTCCGATGCGTGCTGTGTTTGAAAGCCTTGGTATTAACGATGTTGTTGCGAAGTCTCTGGGCACCCGGAACCCGCACAACATGGTTAAGGCAACCTTTGATGCGCTAACACGTTGTGCCAGCCCACGTTCTGTAGCTAGCCGTCGCGGTAAGAAGGTTGCTGAAATCTTCGGTAAGCGTGAACAGGCAGTTGCTGCGGAGGGCGCTGATGTCTGA
- the rpsM gene encoding 30S ribosomal protein S13, giving the protein MARIAGVNVPTNKRVVIGLQYIYGIGATKAAEICKALEIPEAKRVNELSDDEILKVRELIDSKYRVEGDLRREIAMNIKRLMDLGCYRGLRHRRGLPVHGQRTHTNARTRKGKAVAIAGKKKATR; this is encoded by the coding sequence GTGGCACGTATTGCCGGCGTGAATGTCCCGACCAACAAACGGGTTGTTATCGGGCTTCAGTATATTTACGGGATTGGCGCAACTAAGGCTGCTGAAATCTGCAAAGCTCTGGAAATTCCGGAAGCAAAGCGGGTAAATGAGCTGAGCGATGACGAAATCCTGAAGGTGCGTGAACTGATCGACAGCAAGTATCGCGTTGAAGGCGATCTGCGTCGTGAAATCGCAATGAACATCAAGCGTCTGATGGATCTGGGCTGCTACCGCGGTCTGCGTCATCGTCGTGGTCTGCCTGTGCACGGTCAGCGCACACACACCAATGCCCGCACGCGCAAGGGCAAGGCTGTGGCGATTGCAGGCAAGAAAAAAGCAACGCGCTAA
- a CDS encoding adenylate kinase, whose amino-acid sequence MNIIFLGPPGAGKGTQSKLLEERYGLIQISTGDMLRAEVSKGSETGKQAKALMDAGKLVPDELIIAMLKSRIAQADCQNGFILDGFPRTLAQAEELDSMLSSDGKKIDTVLFLDVDEEILADRISGRFTCGNCGKTYNEVSNPPKVEGTCDSCGSHEFKRRADDKRETVVERLKEYRKLTAPILPFYEKTGRLHKINGMLSASEVTGEIEDALASEGLITKK is encoded by the coding sequence ATGAATATTATTTTTCTGGGCCCTCCCGGCGCGGGAAAAGGTACGCAGTCCAAACTTCTTGAAGAACGGTATGGGCTGATCCAGATTTCTACGGGCGATATGCTGCGTGCAGAAGTGTCCAAGGGATCTGAAACCGGAAAGCAGGCAAAAGCTTTAATGGATGCTGGGAAACTGGTTCCTGATGAGCTGATTATTGCAATGCTGAAAAGCCGGATTGCGCAGGCAGATTGCCAGAATGGCTTCATTCTGGACGGTTTCCCGCGCACACTGGCGCAGGCTGAAGAGCTGGACAGCATGCTGTCTTCTGATGGGAAGAAGATCGATACGGTTCTCTTCCTGGATGTAGACGAAGAAATTCTGGCAGATCGGATTTCCGGTCGCTTCACTTGTGGCAACTGCGGCAAAACGTACAACGAGGTCTCTAACCCACCTAAGGTGGAAGGAACCTGTGATTCTTGCGGTAGCCATGAGTTTAAGCGTCGGGCGGATGATAAGCGGGAAACCGTTGTTGAACGGCTGAAAGAGTACCGGAAACTCACGGCACCGATTCTGCCGTTTTATGAAAAAACCGGACGGCTGCACAAAATTAACGGCATGCTGTCGGCCTCTGAAGTGACAGGCGAAATCGAAGATGCGCTTGCCAGCGAGGGGCTGATCACGAAAAAGTGA